A window of Leclercia adecarboxylata contains these coding sequences:
- the hisD gene encoding histidinol dehydrogenase: MSVQSIVDQVSWIKRPQGQDAQADKSLTDKVSAIIARVKDEGDAALRDFSQQFDKVVPAQFEVTPEEIETALRDMDPQTRRDSEFAIAQVRRFAEAQLATMQPLEVETLPGVHLGHRIIPVQTVGCYVPGGRYPILSAPVMSIVPATVAGCEQIVACLPPAAHPSMIAVCHLAGAHRIFKIGGAQAVAAMAWGTESVPAVDKIVGPGNAFVNEAKRQVFGKVGIDALAGPSEIFTIADDSADARIIAADLLAQAEHDVHTRVGLATTSRAIAEGTLAEIERQLMTLPTAATAGEAWRRQGEIVVCDSEEQLIAFADYMATEHLQVHTRDPHGTAAKIRNYGSLFIGQNASVVFSDKCCGTNHTLPTMAAARYTGGLWVGAYVKICTHQWIDEQGIAAIAEPAIRQSRTEGMQGHRRAAEIRLRPEALDAITSGLRD; encoded by the coding sequence ATGTCTGTACAGTCAATCGTGGATCAGGTGAGCTGGATCAAACGTCCCCAGGGGCAGGACGCCCAGGCCGACAAATCATTAACCGACAAGGTCAGCGCCATTATTGCCCGCGTGAAGGATGAGGGCGATGCGGCCCTGAGAGACTTCTCGCAGCAGTTTGATAAGGTGGTGCCGGCGCAGTTCGAAGTCACCCCTGAGGAGATTGAAACCGCGCTGCGCGACATGGATCCGCAGACCCGCCGCGACAGCGAGTTTGCCATCGCCCAGGTGCGTCGCTTTGCCGAGGCCCAGCTTGCCACCATGCAGCCTCTGGAGGTGGAAACCCTGCCTGGCGTCCATCTGGGGCACCGGATTATCCCGGTGCAGACGGTGGGCTGTTACGTGCCGGGCGGGCGCTACCCGATCCTCTCCGCCCCGGTAATGTCCATCGTGCCCGCCACGGTGGCCGGTTGCGAACAGATCGTTGCCTGCCTGCCGCCCGCGGCGCACCCGTCGATGATTGCGGTCTGTCACCTTGCTGGGGCCCATCGCATCTTTAAAATCGGCGGCGCCCAGGCGGTTGCGGCGATGGCCTGGGGTACTGAGAGCGTGCCGGCGGTGGATAAAATTGTCGGGCCGGGCAACGCCTTTGTGAACGAGGCCAAGCGCCAGGTGTTCGGCAAAGTGGGGATTGACGCCCTGGCGGGGCCGAGCGAGATCTTCACCATCGCCGACGACAGCGCCGATGCGCGCATTATTGCCGCCGACCTGCTGGCGCAGGCCGAGCATGACGTTCATACCCGCGTCGGGCTGGCAACCACCAGCCGGGCGATTGCCGAGGGAACGCTGGCAGAAATCGAACGCCAGCTGATGACGCTGCCGACCGCCGCGACGGCGGGTGAAGCCTGGCGTCGTCAGGGTGAGATCGTGGTGTGCGACAGCGAAGAGCAGCTTATCGCCTTCGCCGATTACATGGCGACCGAGCATCTGCAGGTGCATACCCGGGATCCGCACGGCACCGCAGCGAAAATCCGCAATTACGGCTCGCTGTTTATCGGCCAGAACGCCAGCGTGGTGTTCTCGGATAAATGTTGCGGCACCAACCACACGCTGCCAACCATGGCCGCGGCGCGCTATACCGGCGGGCTGTGGGTAGGGGCGTACGTTAAAATCTGCACCCATCAGTGGATCGACGAGCAGGGCATCGCCGCCATTGCGGAACCGGCGATCCGCCAGAGCCGTACCGAGGGGATGCAGGGCCACCGTCGTGCAGCGGAGATCCGTCTGCGCCCGGAAGCGCTGGACGCCATTACCTCCGGTCTGCGCGACTAA
- a CDS encoding amidase family protein produces the protein MQNMRLIPPEDAPEEIARRLAIIAARPQLNAILGINPDAQAQAEQCQALRRRGDLLGPLHGVPLIVKDNIACAGLPLTTGCQALAALRPATDALVVRRLRAAGAIILARANMSEFAFDVRSRSSLGGDVHHPLFPGITAGGSSGGSAAAVAAGMAEGALGTDTGGSIRIPCSYTGLVGLRPRVRRAQMEGIAPLSLSKDTVGPMVHSVQDAALLHGILHGHAPRAVEPLSLKGVRFGVIRALEGSDAQQQEVWHAALARLTRAGAFLVETDLPIRGEIERATCLSLYEFRVGFEAWLKQHPGAPADLQGIVASGRFLPEFTPLLNLMLASDRLKTPAWRAGRQLQRWLRQELAQIAEHQRLDGFLYPTVSRIPDSLDKMPPGCAPELAAISGFAAITLPCGSTRSGFPVGLEILSLAADEAPLLALAAACETAFIRR, from the coding sequence ATGCAAAATATGCGGCTGATCCCTCCTGAGGATGCGCCCGAAGAGATAGCCCGACGGCTGGCCATTATCGCCGCCAGGCCGCAGCTGAATGCCATTCTTGGTATCAACCCGGACGCGCAGGCCCAGGCGGAACAGTGCCAGGCGCTGCGCCGTCGCGGTGATCTGCTGGGGCCCCTGCACGGCGTACCGCTGATCGTCAAAGATAACATCGCCTGCGCCGGGCTACCGCTCACGACCGGGTGTCAGGCGCTGGCCGCGCTTCGGCCCGCCACCGACGCGCTGGTGGTGCGACGGCTGCGCGCCGCCGGGGCGATTATTCTGGCCCGGGCCAACATGTCTGAATTTGCTTTTGACGTTCGCTCCCGCAGTTCACTCGGCGGGGACGTGCATCACCCGCTGTTTCCGGGCATCACCGCGGGCGGCTCCAGCGGGGGCAGCGCGGCGGCGGTCGCGGCCGGGATGGCGGAGGGGGCGCTGGGCACCGATACCGGCGGCTCGATCCGCATCCCGTGCAGCTACACCGGGCTGGTGGGGTTAAGACCCCGCGTGCGCCGGGCCCAGATGGAGGGCATCGCGCCGCTCTCCCTGAGTAAAGATACGGTGGGGCCGATGGTGCACAGCGTGCAGGATGCCGCTTTGCTGCACGGGATCCTCCACGGCCACGCGCCACGCGCCGTTGAACCCCTGTCGCTGAAAGGGGTGCGCTTTGGGGTGATCCGCGCCCTGGAGGGCAGTGATGCTCAGCAGCAGGAGGTGTGGCACGCCGCTCTTGCGCGGCTGACGCGTGCGGGTGCCTTCCTTGTGGAGACTGACCTGCCGATACGGGGGGAGATTGAGAGGGCGACCTGCCTGAGTCTGTATGAGTTTCGGGTGGGGTTTGAGGCCTGGCTAAAACAGCATCCGGGCGCCCCGGCAGATCTTCAGGGCATTGTCGCTTCCGGGCGATTTTTGCCGGAGTTTACGCCGCTGCTGAACCTGATGCTCGCCAGCGACAGGTTAAAAACCCCGGCATGGCGCGCCGGACGGCAGCTGCAGCGTTGGCTGCGTCAGGAACTGGCGCAAATCGCGGAGCACCAGCGTCTTGACGGGTTTCTTTATCCGACGGTGAGCCGGATCCCGGACAGTCTGGATAAAATGCCGCCCGGCTGCGCGCCCGAACTTGCGGCTATCAGCGGTTTCGCCGCCATTACGCTGCCGTGCGGCAGCACGCGGAGCGGCTTTCCCGTGGGGCTGGAGATCCTCTCGCTGGCAGCGGATGAGGCCCCGCTGCTGGCGCTGGCCGCCGCCTGCGAAACCGCGTTTATTCGGCGGTAA
- a CDS encoding FAD-NAD(P)-binding protein, with the protein MKKIAIVGAGPTGIYTLFSLLKLNIPLCVTVYEQAEEAGVGMPYSDEDNLRMMLANIASIEIPPLFSTYLEWLRTRSDAHLARYGVEKSALHDRQFLPRILLGQYFRDQFLALIGQARTQGFEVNVRESCQVTDVEATPHGVNLWAEGEPEPEPFDLAVIATGHVWPDEDAASRTFFPSPWSGLMEAKIPACSVGILGTSLSGLDAAMAVAIQHGKFIERDDEEIQFRLDEGSEALKIVLMSRSGILPEADFYCPIPYEPLTIATEEAIDAAIAQGAEGLLDRIFELVVAELQQADPQWSDAVALSTLTADSIREAWFADREKHGPFRWAVSNLNEVERNKRDKRTVPWRYTILRLHEAVEKIVPHLTKKDRERFKVGLARVFIDNYAAIPSQSIRRLLALREAGIISILTLGDDYEMAVKEDRTVIHARGEAAYFDVFIDARGQKPLKTKDLPFPVLRHQLESAGEDIPDVGDDYTLLAPDYLRGRIAFGALPYLMHDRPFVQGLVVCAEIGEAMAKAAVQPASRVRRRLDFTAE; encoded by the coding sequence ATGAAAAAGATCGCCATTGTCGGGGCTGGCCCCACCGGTATTTATACCCTTTTCTCGCTTCTGAAACTGAACATACCGCTCTGTGTCACCGTCTATGAGCAGGCTGAAGAGGCAGGCGTCGGCATGCCTTACAGCGATGAAGATAACTTACGCATGATGCTGGCTAACATCGCCAGCATCGAAATCCCGCCCCTGTTCTCGACCTACCTTGAGTGGCTGCGCACCCGGAGTGACGCCCATCTGGCGCGCTACGGCGTGGAAAAATCCGCCCTCCACGACCGCCAGTTCCTGCCGCGTATTCTGCTGGGCCAGTATTTCCGCGACCAGTTCCTGGCGCTTATCGGGCAGGCGAGAACACAGGGTTTTGAGGTCAACGTCAGGGAGTCCTGTCAGGTGACCGACGTGGAGGCCACCCCTCATGGGGTCAATCTGTGGGCCGAGGGTGAACCGGAGCCAGAGCCGTTCGACCTGGCCGTTATCGCCACCGGACACGTCTGGCCTGACGAAGATGCCGCCTCGCGCACCTTCTTCCCGAGCCCCTGGTCCGGGCTGATGGAGGCCAAAATCCCGGCCTGTAGCGTGGGCATTTTGGGCACCTCGTTAAGCGGGCTGGACGCGGCAATGGCCGTGGCCATTCAGCATGGCAAATTCATTGAGCGCGATGATGAAGAGATTCAATTCCGGCTGGATGAGGGCAGCGAGGCGCTGAAGATCGTGCTCATGTCCCGCTCGGGGATCCTTCCCGAAGCCGATTTTTATTGCCCGATCCCCTATGAACCGTTAACCATCGCCACGGAAGAGGCGATTGACGCGGCGATCGCGCAGGGAGCAGAGGGCCTGCTCGACCGCATCTTTGAGCTTGTCGTTGCCGAACTCCAGCAGGCCGATCCGCAGTGGAGTGACGCGGTCGCGTTGTCTACCTTGACGGCGGACAGCATTCGCGAGGCCTGGTTTGCCGACCGGGAGAAACATGGCCCCTTCCGTTGGGCGGTGTCTAACCTCAATGAAGTGGAGCGCAACAAGCGCGATAAACGCACGGTGCCGTGGCGCTATACGATCCTGCGCCTGCACGAGGCCGTCGAGAAGATTGTGCCCCACCTGACTAAAAAAGATCGGGAGCGCTTTAAGGTCGGGCTGGCGCGCGTTTTTATCGACAACTACGCGGCGATACCCTCTCAGTCTATCCGTCGACTGCTGGCCCTGCGCGAGGCGGGCATTATCAGCATCCTGACGCTCGGTGACGATTATGAAATGGCGGTAAAAGAGGACCGGACGGTGATCCACGCCCGGGGCGAAGCCGCTTACTTCGATGTCTTTATCGATGCCCGCGGACAGAAACCCCTCAAGACCAAAGACCTGCCGTTTCCGGTGCTCCGCCACCAGCTGGAATCCGCCGGGGAGGACATTCCTGACGTTGGGGACGACTATACCCTGCTGGCACCAGACTACCTGCGCGGGCGCATCGCATTCGGCGCTCTGCCGTATCTGATGCACGATCGTCCCTTTGTTCAGGGTCTGGTGGTGTGCGCCGAAATCGGCGAGGCGATGGCGAAAGCCGCCGTCCAGCCCGCCTCGCGGGTGCGCAGACGGCTGGATTTTACCGCCGAATAA
- the mdtK gene encoding MdtK family multidrug efflux MATE transporter yields the protein MQKYMSEARQLLALAIPVILAQIAQTAMGFVDTVMAGGYSATDMAAVAIGTSIWLPAILFGHGLLLALTPVIAQMNGSGRRERIAHQIRQGFWLAGFVSVLIMIVLWNAGYIIHAMRNIDPALADKAVGYLRALLWGTPGYLFFQVMRNQCEGLAKTKPGMVMGFIGLLVNIPVNYIFIYGHFGMPELGGVGCGVATAAVYWVMYFGMLSYVKRARSMRDIRNDAGFSKPDMDVVKRLVQLGLPIALALFFEVTLFAVVALLVSPLGIVNVAGHQIALNFSSLMFVLPLSLAAAVTIRVGYRLGQGSTLDAQVAARTGIGVGICMAFCTALFTVTLREQIALLYNDNPEVVLLASQLMMLAAVYQLSDSIQVIGSGVLRGYKDTRSIFFITFIAYWVLGLPSGYILALTDLVVDRMGPAGFWMGFIIGLTSAAVMMMLRMRYLQRQPSSVILQRAAR from the coding sequence GTGCAGAAGTACATGAGTGAAGCGCGTCAGTTATTAGCTCTGGCAATCCCGGTGATACTCGCGCAAATCGCCCAGACCGCAATGGGATTTGTCGATACCGTAATGGCAGGCGGCTACAGCGCCACCGACATGGCGGCGGTGGCTATCGGCACCTCTATCTGGCTCCCGGCTATCCTCTTCGGCCACGGCCTGCTGCTGGCACTGACGCCGGTCATCGCCCAGATGAACGGCTCCGGGCGTCGCGAACGTATCGCCCATCAGATCCGCCAGGGCTTCTGGCTGGCCGGTTTTGTTTCAGTGTTGATCATGATCGTGCTGTGGAACGCCGGCTATATTATTCACGCCATGCGCAATATCGATCCGGCCCTGGCGGATAAGGCCGTCGGCTATTTACGTGCCCTGCTTTGGGGTACACCAGGCTATTTATTCTTCCAGGTGATGCGTAATCAGTGTGAAGGCCTGGCAAAAACCAAACCGGGCATGGTCATGGGCTTTATCGGCCTGCTGGTCAATATTCCGGTGAACTACATCTTTATTTATGGTCATTTCGGCATGCCGGAACTGGGCGGTGTCGGCTGCGGCGTCGCCACGGCGGCGGTCTACTGGGTGATGTACTTCGGTATGCTCTCCTATGTGAAGCGCGCCCGCTCCATGCGCGATATCCGCAACGACGCGGGGTTCAGCAAGCCGGACATGGATGTGGTTAAACGTCTGGTGCAGCTCGGCCTGCCCATCGCCCTGGCGCTGTTCTTCGAGGTGACGCTGTTCGCCGTGGTCGCGCTGCTGGTCTCTCCGCTGGGGATAGTAAACGTGGCTGGTCACCAGATCGCCCTTAACTTCAGCTCGCTGATGTTCGTTCTGCCGCTGTCGCTTGCCGCCGCGGTGACCATTCGCGTGGGCTATCGCCTCGGTCAGGGCTCAACCCTGGATGCGCAGGTCGCGGCGCGCACCGGCATTGGCGTCGGCATATGCATGGCGTTCTGCACCGCGCTGTTTACCGTCACGCTGCGGGAGCAGATCGCCCTGCTCTATAATGACAATCCGGAAGTGGTGCTTCTTGCCTCCCAGCTGATGATGCTGGCGGCGGTGTATCAGCTCTCCGACTCCATCCAGGTGATCGGCAGCGGCGTGCTGCGTGGTTATAAAGATACGCGTTCGATCTTCTTTATTACTTTTATCGCCTACTGGGTGCTGGGTCTGCCGAGCGGTTATATCCTCGCGCTCACCGATCTGGTCGTGGATCGCATGGGCCCGGCCGGTTTCTGGATGGGCTTTATTATCGGCCTGACCTCCGCCGCCGTGATGATGATGCTGCGTATGCGTTATTTACAGCGCCAGCCCTCCAGCGTGATTTTGCAACGCGCCGCGCGTTAA
- a CDS encoding riboflavin synthase subunit alpha encodes MFTGIVQGTAKLVSIDEKPNFRTHVVALPDEMLDGLETGASVAHNGCCLTVTDINGNLVSFDLMKETLRITNLGDLVEGDIVNVERAAKFSDEIGGHLMSGHIMTTAEIAKILTSENNRQIWFKVQDPSLMKYILYKGFIGVDGISLTVGEVTPTRFCVHLIPETLQRTTLGSKKLGHRVNIEIDPQTQAVVDTVERVLAAKEAAAIQQTLNDA; translated from the coding sequence ATGTTTACTGGTATTGTGCAGGGCACCGCGAAGCTGGTGTCCATTGATGAAAAACCCAACTTCCGCACCCACGTCGTCGCCCTGCCGGATGAGATGCTCGATGGGCTGGAGACCGGGGCATCGGTTGCACACAACGGCTGTTGCCTGACGGTAACCGACATTAACGGTAACCTGGTTAGCTTTGATTTAATGAAAGAGACATTGCGTATCACCAATCTTGGCGATCTGGTTGAGGGTGATATTGTTAACGTTGAACGCGCCGCGAAATTCAGCGACGAAATTGGCGGACATTTAATGTCGGGCCATATTATGACCACTGCGGAAATTGCCAAAATCCTGACGTCGGAAAATAACCGTCAAATCTGGTTTAAAGTTCAGGATCCGTCATTAATGAAATACATCCTCTATAAAGGCTTTATCGGCGTGGACGGCATCAGCCTGACCGTGGGTGAAGTAACGCCAACCCGCTTCTGCGTGCACCTGATCCCGGAGACGCTGCAGCGCACGACGCTCGGCAGCAAAAAGCTGGGCCACAGGGTGAATATCGAGATCGACCCGCAAACCCAGGCGGTGGTGGATACCGTAGAGCGCGTGCTGGCGGCGAAAGAGGCCGCCGCCATTCAACAGACGCTCAACGACGCGTGA
- the cfa gene encoding cyclopropane fatty acyl phospholipid synthase: protein MSSSCLEEVSVRKDNWYRIINEMLSRAGITINGPASFDLQVKHPDFFKRVLQEGSLGLGESYMDGWWECERLDIFFNNVLRAGLEQQLPGHIKDTLRIAAARLFNLQSKKRAWIVGKEHYDLGNDLFSRMLDPAMQYSCGYWKQATNLEQAQQDKLRLICEKLQLEPGMRVLDIGCGWGGLAEFMAQHYGVSVVGVTISAEQQRMAQTRCAGLDVTILLQDYRDLNDQFDRIVSVGMFEHVGPKNYRTYFEVVDRNLKPDGLFLLHTIGSRKTDHRVDPWIDKYIFPNGCLPSVRQIANASESHFVMEDWHNFGADYDTTLMAWHERFIASWPEIADNYSERFKRMFSYYLNACAGAFRARDIQLWQVVFSRGVEHGLRVAR from the coding sequence ATGAGTTCATCGTGTCTGGAAGAAGTCAGCGTTCGCAAAGATAACTGGTACCGGATAATCAATGAAATGCTGAGCCGAGCAGGGATCACCATCAACGGCCCGGCATCCTTCGATTTGCAGGTCAAACACCCCGATTTTTTTAAACGCGTCCTGCAGGAAGGCTCCCTTGGCCTTGGCGAAAGCTATATGGACGGCTGGTGGGAGTGCGAGCGCCTCGATATATTTTTCAATAATGTCCTGCGGGCGGGCCTGGAACAACAACTGCCCGGCCATATCAAGGATACCCTGCGTATTGCCGCGGCCCGCCTGTTCAATCTGCAAAGTAAAAAGCGCGCCTGGATTGTCGGCAAAGAGCATTACGATCTCGGCAACGATCTGTTCAGCCGTATGCTCGACCCGGCCATGCAGTACTCCTGCGGATACTGGAAACAGGCGACAAACCTTGAGCAGGCGCAGCAGGATAAACTGCGACTCATCTGCGAAAAACTGCAGCTGGAACCCGGCATGAGGGTGCTGGATATCGGCTGCGGCTGGGGTGGCCTGGCAGAGTTTATGGCGCAGCACTATGGCGTCAGCGTGGTGGGCGTCACCATTTCAGCGGAACAGCAGCGCATGGCGCAGACGCGCTGCGCCGGTCTGGATGTCACCATTCTTTTGCAGGATTACCGCGACCTGAACGACCAGTTCGATCGCATCGTTTCGGTGGGGATGTTCGAACACGTGGGGCCGAAAAACTACCGCACCTATTTCGAGGTGGTGGATCGTAACCTGAAGCCCGACGGCCTGTTCCTGCTGCATACCATCGGTTCGCGCAAAACCGACCATCGCGTCGATCCCTGGATAGATAAGTACATCTTTCCGAATGGCTGTTTGCCCTCGGTTCGCCAGATTGCCAATGCCAGCGAATCCCATTTTGTGATGGAAGACTGGCATAACTTTGGCGCCGACTACGATACCACCCTGATGGCATGGCATGAGCGCTTTATTGCCAGCTGGCCGGAGATCGCCGACAACTATTCTGAACGGTTTAAACGGATGTTCAGCTACTATCTGAACGCCTGCGCCGGGGCGTTTCGCGCCCGTGATATTCAGCTGTGGCAGGTGGTATTCAGCCGCGGCGTGGAGCACGGCCTGCGGGTTGCCCGCTAA
- the punC gene encoding purine nucleoside transporter PunC has translation MQPRKGFLVWLGGLSVLGFLATDMYLPAFSVMQEDLQTPAAAISASLSLFLAGFAFAQLLWGPMSDRFGRKPVLLAGLAIFALGCLGMLWVRDATWLLVLRFIQAVGVCAAAVTWQALVTDYYPANRTNRIFATIMPLVGLSPALAPLLGSWILAHFSWQAIFAVLFAITLVLMIPAFFLKPVAAKAEQPESRVTFFTLLRSRIYRGNVLIYAACSASFFAWLTGSPFILSDMGYSPAAIGLSYVPQTIAFLIGGYGCRAALQKWQGHQMLPWLLGLFAISVIGTWAVGFIPGVGLAELLVPFCLMAVANGAIYPVVVAQALRPFPQATGSAAALQNTLQLGLCFLASLLVSWLIATPLLTTTSVMVATVVLAALGYRMQYLPALRQHNEMQTETSRA, from the coding sequence ATGCAACCCAGGAAAGGATTTTTAGTCTGGCTCGGCGGCCTGAGCGTACTCGGCTTCCTCGCCACCGATATGTATCTGCCTGCCTTCTCGGTTATGCAGGAAGATTTGCAAACCCCCGCTGCCGCCATCAGCGCCAGCCTGAGCCTGTTCCTGGCCGGTTTTGCCTTCGCGCAGCTGTTATGGGGACCAATGTCCGACCGCTTTGGACGTAAGCCGGTTCTGCTGGCAGGCTTAGCCATTTTCGCGCTGGGCTGCCTGGGCATGCTGTGGGTGCGCGATGCCACCTGGCTGCTGGTGCTGCGCTTTATCCAGGCAGTAGGCGTCTGCGCCGCGGCGGTCACCTGGCAGGCGCTGGTGACGGATTACTACCCGGCCAACCGAACCAACCGTATTTTTGCCACCATCATGCCGCTGGTCGGGCTGTCACCGGCGCTGGCGCCGCTGCTCGGCAGCTGGATCCTCGCCCACTTCAGCTGGCAGGCCATTTTTGCCGTGCTGTTTGCCATCACCCTGGTGCTGATGATCCCGGCGTTTTTCCTGAAACCTGTGGCGGCAAAAGCAGAGCAGCCTGAATCCCGCGTGACGTTCTTCACCCTGCTTCGCTCCCGCATCTATCGCGGTAACGTGCTGATCTACGCCGCCTGTTCCGCCAGCTTCTTCGCCTGGCTGACCGGCTCGCCGTTTATCCTCAGCGACATGGGCTACAGCCCGGCGGCGATCGGCCTGAGCTACGTGCCGCAAACTATCGCCTTCCTGATTGGCGGCTATGGCTGTCGCGCCGCCCTGCAAAAATGGCAGGGTCATCAGATGCTGCCGTGGCTGCTGGGCCTGTTCGCGATCAGCGTGATCGGCACCTGGGCGGTCGGGTTTATCCCGGGCGTGGGCCTGGCGGAGCTGCTGGTGCCCTTCTGCCTGATGGCGGTGGCAAACGGCGCTATTTATCCTGTCGTGGTGGCGCAGGCGCTGCGTCCCTTCCCGCAGGCCACCGGCAGCGCGGCGGCACTGCAGAACACCCTGCAGCTGGGCCTCTGCTTCCTTGCCAGCCTGCTGGTCTCCTGGCTGATTGCCACCCCGCTGCTGACCACCACCAGCGTGATGGTTGCGACCGTAGTGCTGGCCGCTCTGGGCTACCGGATGCAGTATCTCCCTGCCCTCAGGCAGCATAACGAGATGCAGACTGAGACCTCCCGCGCCTGA
- the punR gene encoding DNA-binding transcriptional activator PunR: protein MWSEYSLEVVDAVARNGSFSGAAQELHRVPSAISYTVRQLEEWLAVPLFERRHRDVELTPAGMWFLKEGRSVIKKMQITREQCQQIANGWRGHISIAVDNIVRPERTRQMIVDFYRHFSDVELRVSQEVFNGVWDALADGRVEMAIGATQAIPVGGRYAFRDMGMLSWICVVASHHPLAALPGPLSDDTLRNWPSLVREDTSRSLPKRITWLLDNQRRIVTPDWESAATCLSAGLCVGMVPVHFARPWIDSGKWVELTLENPFPDAACCLTWQQNDMSPALAWLLDYLGDSETMNREWLREPEILAP from the coding sequence ATGTGGTCTGAATATTCCCTTGAAGTGGTGGACGCCGTGGCGCGTAACGGCAGTTTCAGCGGCGCAGCGCAGGAGCTGCACCGTGTTCCCTCGGCCATCAGTTATACGGTGCGTCAACTTGAGGAGTGGCTGGCGGTGCCGCTGTTTGAACGGCGTCACCGCGACGTGGAGCTGACGCCAGCGGGCATGTGGTTTCTTAAGGAAGGGCGCTCTGTTATCAAAAAAATGCAGATCACCCGGGAGCAGTGCCAGCAGATCGCCAACGGCTGGCGCGGGCACATCTCCATCGCGGTGGACAACATTGTTCGCCCCGAGCGCACCCGGCAGATGATTGTCGACTTTTACCGTCACTTCTCCGACGTCGAGCTGCGGGTCTCCCAGGAGGTCTTTAATGGCGTGTGGGATGCGCTGGCGGACGGCAGGGTGGAGATGGCAATCGGCGCGACCCAGGCCATCCCGGTGGGGGGGCGCTATGCGTTTCGCGATATGGGCATGCTGAGCTGGATCTGCGTGGTGGCGAGCCATCACCCCCTGGCCGCGCTCCCCGGCCCGCTCAGCGATGATACCTTGCGCAACTGGCCGTCGCTGGTGCGGGAAGACACCTCCCGCTCGCTGCCAAAACGTATCACCTGGCTTCTGGACAACCAGCGGCGGATCGTTACCCCGGACTGGGAATCGGCGGCAACCTGCCTCTCGGCCGGGCTGTGCGTGGGGATGGTCCCGGTTCATTTCGCCCGCCCGTGGATCGACAGCGGCAAATGGGTGGAGCTGACGCTGGAAAACCCCTTCCCGGATGCGGCCTGCTGCCTCACATGGCAACAAAACGATATGTCACCGGCGCTGGCGTGGCTGCTGGATTATCTGGGGGACAGTGAAACGATGAACAGGGAGTGGCTGCGGGAGCCAGAGATACTGGCTCCCTGA
- the purR gene encoding HTH-type transcriptional repressor PurR, producing MATIKDVAKRANVSTTTVSHVINKTRFVAEETRNNVWAAIKELHYSPSAVARSLKVNHTKSIGLLATSSEAPYFAEIIEAVEKNCFQKGYTLILGNAWNSLEKQRAYLSMMAQKRVDGLLVMCSEYPEPLLTMLEEYRNIPMVVMDWGEAKADFTDSVIDNAFEGGYMAGRYLIERGHRDIGVIPGALERNTGAGRLAGFMKAMEEALITVPENWIVQGDFEPESGYRAMQQILSQSPRPTAIFCGGDIMAMGALCAADEMGLRVPQDVSLIGYDNVRNARFFTPALTTIHQPKDSLGETAFNMLLDRIVNKREESQSIEVHPRLIERRSVADGPFRDYRR from the coding sequence ATGGCAACAATTAAAGACGTAGCGAAACGCGCAAACGTTTCCACTACAACCGTATCACATGTTATTAACAAAACCCGCTTTGTCGCGGAAGAGACGCGTAATAACGTCTGGGCAGCGATTAAAGAGCTGCACTACTCTCCGAGCGCCGTGGCCCGCAGTCTGAAGGTGAATCACACCAAATCGATCGGCCTGCTGGCGACCAGCAGCGAAGCCCCCTACTTCGCAGAAATTATTGAAGCGGTAGAGAAAAACTGCTTCCAGAAAGGTTATACCCTGATCCTTGGCAACGCCTGGAACAGCCTGGAGAAACAGCGGGCCTATCTGTCGATGATGGCGCAAAAGCGCGTCGACGGCCTGCTGGTGATGTGCTCCGAATACCCGGAGCCCCTGCTGACGATGCTGGAAGAGTATCGCAACATCCCGATGGTGGTGATGGACTGGGGCGAAGCGAAAGCCGACTTCACCGACTCGGTGATCGATAACGCCTTTGAAGGCGGCTACATGGCAGGACGGTATCTCATTGAACGCGGTCACCGCGACATCGGCGTTATTCCGGGGGCGCTGGAGCGCAATACCGGTGCCGGGCGTCTGGCCGGTTTTATGAAGGCGATGGAAGAAGCGTTAATCACGGTGCCGGAAAACTGGATCGTGCAGGGCGACTTTGAACCGGAGTCCGGCTACCGCGCGATGCAGCAGATCCTCTCCCAGAGCCCGCGCCCGACCGCGATTTTCTGCGGCGGCGACATTATGGCGATGGGCGCCCTGTGCGCCGCCGACGAGATGGGGCTGCGCGTGCCGCAGGACGTTTCGCTGATCGGGTATGATAACGTGCGCAACGCCCGCTTCTTCACCCCGGCCCTGACCACTATTCACCAGCCAAAAGATTCGCTAGGGGAAACGGCCTTCAACATGCTGCTTGACCGTATCGTCAACAAGCGCGAAGAGTCGCAGTCCATTGAAGTGCATCCGCGTTTGATCGAACGCCGCTCCGTCGCCGATGGCCCGTTCCGCGACTACCGCCGTTGA
- the cydH gene encoding cytochrome bd-I accessory subunit CydH, with product MSTDLKFSLVTTIIVLGLIVASGLTAALH from the coding sequence ATGAGTACCGATCTTAAGTTTTCGCTGGTTACCACCATTATTGTTCTGGGTCTGATCGTTGCGAGCGGTCTGACGGCTGCGCTGCACTGA